The genomic region CCGCCACGGGCTCCGCGTCAACCCCGCCTTGCGCCGGCATCCAGTTGCGTACGCGCTGCACGATCGGATCCGTCGGATCGCCGGAGAGTAGCGGATCGGCACTGACCAGATGCTGCAGCGTGTCGCGACCGATACGACCGTCGCCGCGATGACCGATGCGATAGCGGGCATCAAACGACAATCCAGCTGCGGGTCTCGCACCATAGTTGCCGTCGCCAAAGCGGAGCGCGGCGCTACCGTCCGCCGACATCTCGACGACATAGACACGTTCGAGGGCCGTATGCGCGAGCAGGTCGCGCGACGGTTCCCAGTTCTCGCCATCGGAATCATCGAGCCACAGCTGCGGCAGTGCCAGCTCAGGGGCCGCGGCCAGCGTCGCGGTCGCCGACGTGTCTCGATCGAACGGCGCGGCCCAGACAAGCGGACCCGACGACAGCGGCGGCCGGTAACGCGGCGCACGCGTAGTCGTCGTCGTTGCGTCACAAGGCGCGGTGGCAGCGGTAACGCGGGTGAGCAAAGGGTCCGCAGGGGGCACGGCGGGCAGCGTCTCGGCATCGATGCTGAGGCCGTGATCGGCGGCGACCACGTTGCCGAGCGCAAAACCCACGGGCTCCGATTCGACACCGATACGGGCCGAGACACACAGTGGAAACGGCAACGCATCCTCGTCCGACCATGCGATCTCGGTGACGTCGACCGGATCGTCATTCGGCGGATTTTCGAAGCGGCCACCGAGCGGATCCTGGCTCGCTGTCACGGCGGTCAGTCGTACGGCATGGCGCCGTTCGGGGTCGGCGTCCGCTTCGACACCGGTCGTTGCACCGACGGTCTCCGCGAGTATCACAACGTCCCCGGCCGCGAGGTTCGGGTAGCTGCCGCGCAACGTGGCCCGCGTCGCCCCGAGCGGCAGGCAACAGGCGTCTGCGCCCCAGGTGTAGAAGCCCATGCGGTTGTGCGCCGCGTGCAGCTCGATATCGTGCAGCAGTTCGAAGACCTGAGCCTGTGCAACGAGCGCCTCGTGCCATGCATCCGAGTCGGGGGCGAACTGATCGGGCAGTCCATCCACCCGGGTCAGGACACGCGTCGGGACATCGGTATGCCGCGCACTGAGTAGCTGGCCCGAGACGTCATCGCGCACGTCGATCTGGATCCACACGCGGCTGTTGCAACCCTCGTGCACGAAATAGTCCACCAATCGCACGTGCCGCCGCACCGATTGGCGCAGGCGTGCAGTCTCGAGGTAGGCCTCGGTGCCGACGGCGTCCTGCCGGTAGGCAAGCTTGTCACCCACGTACGCGAGCAGTTCCACGAGCGTGACGCCAAGATCGGCGGGCGTCTGGTTGTGCCAGTCCGGTGAGCGGATCGCAACGTGGTCGAGCAACAGACGACGGAAACTGTTGAAATCGCGGGCCAGGTATCCCTGCTCGGGCGGCCGATAGCGCGTGGGTGGACAGGCCGCGTCCGCGGCGCAGTCGACATCGGACTGGCACGAGGCCTTGAAACTGAACTCGATGCGTGACAGCAGCGGATCGATCCCGGGCGGAACGTCGGTCGTGCCCGGGACCACGATGCGCAGCACATACAGCGAGAAATCGCCGGCGCTGTCCAGCGTCAGTCGCAGGCTGCGCATCTCGCCATCCGGATCGCCGTCACCAGCATCGACAGCGCTCACCTGCACCTCGGGAATGCGCACGCCGCCCTCGATGCGGAACTGTGCCGGCAGCATCGCCGTGACCGGGTTGACGAACCGCACGATCAGCGTGCGCTGGCGTTGTGCAGCCGGCTGCGACGGGTCGTCGACGACCTCGACATTGTCGAGCCCGTTCAGCGATGGGTGATCGAGCAGTGCATCGCGGCGCTCCTCGCTGCAGCAATGGAAGATCATGCGACCTCCCCGCGCGAGAACACATCGCGCCGCTGTTCACCGCTTCGTTTGAGCCGGTACTGCACGGTCACGTGCAGGACCCCCTCCTCGGCCTGGACCGCGACCGCCTCGACCGTGATGAGGTCGCCGAGCCACTGCTGCAGGGCGCCCTGGACGAGGAATTGCGTCGTCGCTGCCAGCTCGGGGCTGTTGGGCGCGAACACGAGCTGATGCAGCCCGGTGCCGAATTCGGGGCGCATGACCCGCTCTCCCGGTGCCGTGAACAACACCTGTTCGATCAATCCACGGACCCAGGTCACCTGATCGACATCGCGGGTATGGCCACGCTGGTCGAAACGGAAAGGAAAGGCGACGCGCGCGGTCATGCTCAGCTCCCGACCACGCGTGTCTGTGCCACGACGGGCATCAGCGGTGTCCCGTTTGGCGTGCACACGGCCTGGCTGTCCATCAGTACAAGCGGCTGACCGTTCGACTGCACGCGTACGGCCGCAACCACCCATTGCGCGGTCACACACGGTACCGGGCTGCCCGAGACGTTGAACGGGCAAGCCGCGATCGCGTAGGGGCCACTCATCAGCACCGTCGGTTGTCCGCTGACGAGCACGCGTGGATTCGGCACGGTCGGCGTCGCCGTACCGCCGTGCGCACACAGCACCGTCGCCCCGACATGCAGCAGGGGACCCGGCACCTCAGGTCACCGTGAGCGCGCCATTGTTGATCGCGACGGTCGGTCCGACCAGTGTGATCATCGCGCCCTTGCCGTTCTGAATGTAGATCCCGGTGTCGTTGACGATCAGTGTCGCACCGGTCGCGCTCTTCAGCATGATGCCTCCTGTCGGACCCGGCAGGTCCGATATCGTGACGCCGTTCTGCAACGGCGTCTGAAACGTGATCGCCGGCGTACCCGGCGGTGACGCCAACGCCAATGCCGGTATCTCCGCCGCACTTCCCCAAAAACAGCCGACCCAGATGGGGTGATCCGGGTTGCCTTGTTCGAACTCGACCCAAACCCCCGAGCCGATCATCGGTAGCGCCACCATGCCGTTCTGGATGCCGGCGATGGGCACGCAAGGCATCGCCCAGCTCGCCGGCGGCAGGCCGGCCACATCGGGCACCTGGATCTGCAGGCGCCCCTGCTGCATCGGGTCGATGTTGTTGAGGACCACCCCGCGGTACTTGCCGTAGTAGCGTTCGCTCATGCCGGCACCCTTGGCGTGATGGATACGAGACCGTTGCGCGTGAGCTCAAAACTTTGCTTGAATTCACCGCGCCGCAGGGTGCTCGTCACACTGCGCACGTAGTACAGGCCGTCGTAGGCGATACCTACACCGCGCACGCCGACCAGCTTGCGTGCCTTGAGCATGCGCCCATAGCGCAGTACGTCCAGCGTACCGCTGCCAGTCACGGCATCCTGCGACTTCTTGGCCTCGTTCAGTCCTTTCGATATCGCCTGCATCGGATTCAACTTCGCTGTGTCCTTGAGCACCTTGATGTTCGCGATCGGCGTGGGTATCGCACCGAGCGGAGGCTGCAGGGGATTCAGGTTGGGTATCGGGATCGGAATCGGCGCACGCGTAAGCTGGTTCTGGATATACACGATCGGCAGCACGCCCTTGGTCGGATCAAAACTGAAGTTCAACGACTCGACGTTGGTATGTGCATCCATGTCGAGATTGAGCGCAGGTTGCGGCACACCGACCTTGATCTCCGGTCCGAAGTAAGCCACGTTGGTGCCCGCGGTCGGTCCGGGTTCGATGTAGAACACGTAACCGACCTCTTCGGCGAGCTGGTTCAGGTAGGCGAGGTCCGTGCCCTGATGCGCGGGAATGCGTTCGACCGGAATCGGCACATCGGGGAACAGCGTCGGCACGGGCAGCGGCAGGACGCCGAACGCGGCGTACTTGGCGCAGATCAGCGCGACGCGTGCCTCGATCGGCATCGCCGGGTACGGCAGCCCGCTGAAATCGATCATGTCCATGACCTTGGTCAGGTCCTCGCCCGTGACCGTGATGCTCCCGGCCTGCCCCTGCTGACCGGCCTGAACCTCGACGTTGGTCACGACGCCGTCGAACAACGGCTCCGCCGCACCGTTGAGGGTCACGACCAGCAGCACGCGCAGGGGCGGCGTGGCGATACCCGCATTGTTGCCCGCCGCGACCAGAAAGATCGTGTTGAGTTCCGATCTGCTGTTGATCTTGAAACGCATCTGGAACCCGCTCGCCGAACCGGCCGCGCTCGTCACGGTCACCGACTCGAGCGCATCGATCATGAGACGCGGCACCGCAAGCGGCACGACGGGCCCCATCAGCAGGCTCAGGTGGACCGGGTTAGACATCGGCTCCCCCGGGGACACCCGCCGGCAGGGTCACGCGCAGGCGTCGACCCGCCTCCCTGGTCAATTCATCGGGGTCGAGCACGACGTTCGCGTCGCACAGCCGCCAGTACAGCTGCGGGTCGCCGAGGTGGCGCGCCGCGACGTTGTCGATCCGGTCACCATCGACAACGAGGTGTTCGCGCACGGTCGCGAATTGCTCCGCTGGCGGAATGAAGCGTCGTTTCACATAGGTCACCTCGCCGCCGTCGGCACGCCTGAAACGCGCCGTGTCGAGCCCGTGGTAGCGACTGTCCGGCGGAAACGCCTGCGGGACGAGCGAGTTCGCCTGCATGAATGCCTTCAAGGGATCTGTCACGAGCCGCTTCCTCCCGCTGCTGCAATTCCAATCGCTATATGAAAACGCTTGTTCATGGCAGCCCCCCGATACCGAGGGCATCGAACCCGACGGTCGCCACCTTCTCCACGAGCTTTTCACGCGACTGCAGGTAGGCCATGAACAGGCTGCCGCCACGGTGGTCGAACCCGAGGTCGTCGACCGACAGGACGCGCAGGCCGAGACTCACCTTCGCGCGGATCGGGTTCAGCGTCGGATCGAATGCCTCTTCCGTGATCGAGAAGTCGGTCACGCGCACCGGCGCGATGCGGTTCGCCCCCCAAACGAACAATATGAGCGCCGATTCCATCGGGGCGATCTCGAGCGTTCCCGAATCGGCCAGGGTCTTGCCTTCGAGCAGCGCCGCCGAAGTCGGATTGACGAGCGCCTCGAGTACGGCGAGTTGAGGTCCCACGCCGGCCTCGACGACCGTACGGTGCTGGTCCGGGAATTCGAGTTGGTCGACGGCATCGATCTCGGCCTCGAGCTTGTAGGTCTCGATCGCCGGGCCCTTCAGGCGCAGGGCTTCGGATCTGTCCGCGCCGTCGCCGGCGCCCTGCACCTGCAGCGTCCGGCTGATAGAATCCGAGTTGTACTGCAGCGCGATGACGCGCCTTACCTGACCTGACCCCGGATCCACGAGCACGAGGCCGCCCTTTACCAGGCGTGGCGAGTTGGGAAACGACGTCATGCGTCTGCTCCAGTGTCAACGATGGCTGCCGTCGTTCCAGGTGCGTCGTACCGCATCCGTGCCGGCCCGTGGCTCATGGCGACCGCATCGATGCCGGTATCGCGCGACGGCATGCGCCGCCTGCGGCAATGTCCGCACACCCGATCCATCTTGTACCCGCTGTATCTCATAGGGGCTCCTCAGTCTCCGTCGCTGCCGGGTCCGGAGAAAACTCCTCGACGACCGCGCCGGGCGCCACCGACTCGCCCGCCGGCGCCTGGTTCTGTTTTGCCGCGCCGGCTGGCGCCTTGGTCTCGACCACCGCGCAAGGCTTGGTGCTGGTGGTCATCTTGTTGACGCAGATGGAGCCCTTCTGCCAGTCCTTGTTGAAATCGGGGCTTGCCCAGCTGGCCACCAGGTGGCCCTGGTTGGCCCAGTACTGCGCCCAGATCTTCTTCAAGGTACCGGAACCGGCCCTGTCGCCCGGCCCCAGCCCGAGCAGGCAATCCTTCACCGGCTTGCCGTCGTCGGTCTTGAGACCGTTGATCTGGCGGATCAGCGCCCGGTTGAAGGCCCCCTCCATGCCCTTTGGAATCTGGCTCGGCTGGGTGATCTCCTCGTCCTTGTAGACGAGCGGTGTGACACGACTGACGAACGACCAGCAGTTGTTCCCCCTGGTGGCCTGGGCACCGACCGTCTTGCGGAACGATTCCATGGCGCCCACCGCGGCACCGAGCTTGCAGCCGCGGAAGTCGACCGTTTCCACTGTCACCGCACCCTTAAGGGCGTTGCCGAGATCGCGGATCGGGACCCAGGAGATGGTGCCAATGCCTGAGATGAACTGGACCTCACCGACGCGGTTCGAGTGCGACACCACGTAGAGCGTGCCGATAGAGGCCTTGAGCCCCTGCAGCTGCTTCGCCGCATCTTCTACGCTGGTCACGCGCAACACCTTCTTCGCGTAGGTCCGGCCCTCGACGAAGTCCTGCTCGTTGTCGGTCAGTACGATGGCGACATCCAGCTTTGCCGGCGCGCTCTCTTCCTTCTTGTCGTCTTCACCTTCGCGCTGCACCCGCGGTGTGCCCTCGCGTTGCTGCACCACATGGGTGAGCTCGTGCGCCAGCAGGCGGCGGCCCACAGCTGTATGCGGAGCGTAACGGTCGGGCGCGAACGTCACGTGGCGTCCCACCGTATAGGCACGGGCGGCGACCGCACGGGCGGATTCCGCGGCCAGCGCGTCGCGGTGAATGCGCACCGCGCCGAAGTCGTGGCCGAAGCGCGGTTCGAAATAGGCGCGGGTCGCGGCCGGCAGGGGCTCGCCGGGCGACCGCAGGACCGCGTCGACAAGGGGCGGCGCGACCGCCGGGCCGGCCATCGCGTGGCGCCGGTCCGAATCGGCAGCGCGTTGGAGCGCACCCGTGGTCGCCGGGGCATCGGGTGCAGCGGACACCGCTGCTCCGACGGGCGTCCCGTTGGCGCCTGGACCCGCTGCGTCGAGCACCTCGGAAAAGCAGCGGTCGAGATCGCGCTGGCGCTGCGGTCGGGCACACTCCTGCTGGCGACAGGTGATGAACGACCGAAGCAAGGGGGCTTGCTCCAGGACCTCGCCGTAACCGCTCGCCCGCTCGCGGGCCTGCCGCAGGTCCTCGCGCAGTATGACGTTGGCCTGGGTTCGCGTCGGTCCGCCGACGCCGGTCTCGCGGCGGATGTCGTCGACGATCTCGACGATGCGCTGCTGCGGCGCTTCGCGGATATCCAGGAAGGTCCGGCACGGGTCGCTGGCGCCTGGACCCGAACGCTCGAACTGCTCAAGCTCGCTCAACCCACCCTCGACGTTTTCCAGGGTCAGCGATTTAGGCGGCTCGGCGACTGGGAAACGCGTCCGCTGGCACGCGGGTTTGCCCGCTTGGCGCCGCTCCCGTGCGGTGCGCTCACCGGAGGACGGCATGCCCATGATATCGAGTTCGGCCAGTGGCGGCCGAGGACCGGGACACAAGCCGTTGCGCCAGGCCCAGGAGATCGCGTGCACGACCTCATGGACCAGGGTGTCGACCAATTCCTGCGGATTCTCCCGCGCCTTGCGGATCTTCGGATTGATGGTAAGAGTGCCGCGCCCCTGGTCCAGTCCGCCGAAGGTCTGCACGCCGTCGCCGAAGGTGCGACGGACCCGCAAACGGATCGGGCCCAGGTCGGCACGGTCGCATTTGCACTTGTCCAGCCAGTTCCAGAGAACAAGGAACTTCGGATGCGCGAACAGGGCATCGACCACCACGCGCTGCTCCCGGGTGTGACCGAGCCGCCGCCGGAAACGATCCGGCGACAACCGCATCAACTGCGGCGTCGCGCGGCCCGTCACGCGCGGCGGCAGGCCGGCATCGCGTGCGGCCGCCTTGCGCCGCAATGCGGGCTGTGCTCGCCGCGTGGTGACACCGGTAATCGGAAGGTCGGTTTCCGACAGGCGGAGGACCTCATCGGCGACCCGGTCGGCTTCCTGTTCGTAACGGTCACCGGGCTCGTTGATCGTCAGTTTGGGTTGCAGCGACGGCGCATCGCCCGGTGCCGAACCGCGCGGCCCGCCGCCGCCCTGCTGCAACACGTGTGTCAGTTCGTGGGCCATCAGGTGCCGGCCGCGCGCGGTGTCCGGCGCGTACTCGCCGGGGCCAAACACCAGGTCGCTACCGACCGTGAACGCGCGGGCGTTGACCGCCCGGACAGACGCCGTCGCATCCGCGCCGACGTGGACGCGCACCGCGCTGAAATCGTGCCCGAAGCGCGGTTCGAAGAAGGAGCGGGCCGCGGTGTCCAGCGGCCGCCCCGGCGAGCGCAGCACCCGGTGTACGCTGTCCGGTGCCGTGTCGCCCGGGCCGGCGTCCGTGCGACCGGGCCGGTCCGCAGGTTTTGTCTGTAACAGCTCCTCTTCGTCCTCGTCATCGACCTTGCGCTGCAACTCGCCGGTGGGCAGCCGCATCACCGGGTCCGCGATCGGGTGGGTCGCATCCCACACCGGGCGCTCTCGGTCATCGTCGGTCACGCTTGGAGACTGCGTTTCCCGGCACATCGCACGCGGCGCGTTCAGCCCCGAGGTCTGGCTGAACAGACTGCCGGACTGCACCTGCCCGCGGCCCGCCGGCCGGTCCACGGCGCGGTGGCCGCTCACGACCCACCCCCGCGCACGATGCCTTTCGCCACCGCCCGACCCAAGGCCCCGGCATCCGCTCCCTGCGGCGTGCGCACCTTGCCGACGCCCAGGTGCGCCGACCGGTCGTGATCCATGAGATACGCCTGCGCGTCGGGCACCGCCAACAGGCGCTGCAGCTCTCCCTGCAGCGCGCGCTCCACCGCGGCGGCGTCGCGGCCATCCACGCCGCGCAGCACCAAGCGATCGATGTGCAGCACCACGCGTGTCACGGCCCACCCCCACCCGACTTGGCCTTGAGCGCGGCCTTGCAGGCCGACTTCAAGGCCTCGGCCTCGGAGCCGGTCGCGCCCGAGGCGTCCACCGCCGCCTCACACGCCTTCTCGCTGCCCGACTCGAGTCCCTTGCGGATGCCGTCGCGAACCTTTTCCCGGAGATCTTTCGACAGCGGCAGTTTCTTCACGATGGGATCGACGATGTCTTCCATGACTTTGCCGATCACGACATCCTGCAGGCTCCTCGTCTTGCGCGGATGCTTGCGGTCGTACTCCTCGATCTTCCTGCGCTGTTCCTCCATGCGCTTCCAGAGGTCGTCGCCGGGACTGGGATCGCGCCTTGGTCCCAGTGGCCGGTCGGTGCCGGGCAGCGGCGGAATCGGTGTGAGATCGATCTTCTTCGGCGGTGGCGGCGGCCGGACCGAACCGACACTCACCGCGATCTCGACACGCCGGTTGCGCGCTTCCTGCACGCCGTCACGGGTCGCAACTGCAGGGGCACTCTCACCGAGCGAGTCCGCGGGAATCCCGGCGATACGCGACGCATCGATCGTCTGCTTCTTCAACGCCTCGAGCAGTGTCTCCCTGACGGCATCGGCGCGTTGCTGGCCCAGCTTCACGTTGTACTGTTCGCTGCCAGAGCGGTCGGTGTGACCGGTGACCCGGATCGCCACGCGGCCGTCGCGCAGCATGCCGACGTGCAATGCGATATTCCATGCCAGCTCATCGAGCTGTTTGGCATGCGCTCCAGTGGGCTTGGCGCTGTTCAACTCAAAGCCGTCCAGCACACTGGACCACTGTTGATGTGGCACGACCTCGGGCGCAGGATCCGTGTTCTCGGCGCCGGGTTTGGCCTGGCGCTGGATTCCGATCGGCGCGGCACCGAGCGACGCCGCGTTCACGATCCCTCCGCGTGTCGTGGCCGTGGCCGCACCGTCTGCGCGTGCTTCGGCGTCGGCCGTGGCGCCCTGGCGTGACTGCTGCACGACATGCGCAAGTTCGTGGGCAACGAGACGCCGCCCTTCGGTGCTTTCTGGTCGATACTCGCCGGCGCCGAAATGGATCTGTTCACCGAGCGTGAACGCACGCGCATGCAGACGATCGGCCGCCGTCGCAGCCGCCGCATCGGTATGGATGCGCACCTGGCCGAAGTCGTGATTGAAGCGTGGTTCGAGTTCGCGCCTGATCCCGGCGTCCAGTGCGCGGCCTGCCGGGCGGCTCATCACCGACGCTGCAGATGCCGATACCGGCAGATGCGAACTTTCGGGGAGGATCCGCCGGCCGCTCACACCCACCCCCTGGTCTCCGCATCGGTGAACGGCCGCTCGCGCTTGGCCGCTTCACCGCGCGCCGCACGCAACAACGCCGCCATGTTCACCGGCCCACCGGTTTCGGCCGCGATGAACGCCGCATTCAGTGCGATGTTGCGGATATTGCCGCCTGTCACATCGAGACGCGCGAGCTTCGCGTAGTCCAATCCGTGCGTGGGCACCGAGGACGGAAACACGCCACGCCAGATCGACTCGCGCTGTGCCTGGTCGGGAAACGGAAATGCCACGATGAAGCGTAGCCTGCGCTGGAATGCGGGGTCGAGTGCGGCCTTGTGATTGGTCGTCAGCACCGCCAGCCCGCGATAGGCCTCCATGCGCTGCAACAGGTAGCTCACCTCGATGTTCGCGTAGCGGTCGTGGCTGTCCTTTACTTCGCTGCGTTTACCGAACAGGGCGTCTGCCTCGTCGAACAACAGCACCACGCCGCTCTCCTCGGCCGCGTCGAACACGCGTCGCAGGTTCTTTTCCGTCTCACCGATGTACTTGCTGACCACGGCGGAAAGATCCACCCGGTACAGATCGAGTTGCAGTTCGTTGGCCAGCACCTCGGCCGCCATGGTCTTGCCAGTGCCGCTTTCACCGGTGAACAGCGCGCCGATGCCGAGACCGCGCGCGCCACGACGCGCGAATCCCCATTCCTCGTAGACCTTGAGCCGATGACGCAGATGCGCGGCGATCTGGTGCAGGATGTCCATCTGTGCAGCGGGGAGGACGAGATCGCTCCACCCTGCCGCGGGTTCGATCCGCTGCGCGAGTTCGTCGATCCGGGCGCTTCCGAGATCTCGGCATGCCTGCCACACCGTGTCCGGGTCGGTCGCGCCCACAGGGCCGAGATCGCGACCGATTGAATCGATGTGCCGTGCGCTCAGTCGGAACTGTGCCGCGACACCATCGAGTTGGCCGTTGATCCGTGCCGGGTCAGCTTCGAGTGCCTGTGCCCACAGCCGCTTCTGGTCGGAACTGGCCGGCTTGTTTACGCGGTAGCGCCCACCCCCGCGGTCCAGCGGCACAGCGTCCGGCGCGGAGATGAACACCAGACCTTCGACATGCTGGACGAAACGCTGCAAAGGCTCCGCGGGTTGGTTGCCCGCGATCAAAAGCGCCGCGTCGAGCAGGTGCATCTCGCGCTGCCACAACACCGCCAGGACATCGAGCTCGTGCAACGTCGCCGGTATATCGATCGCCGACAGCGCGAAAAGCCGCAGACCCAGGCGCGTCGCCACGGCCGCGGCAATGTCCTCCTGGCCCATGTGGTCATCGCCGTCGAGCTGGAGCACGGGCGGTGATGCGTGTTCGGATTCGAGCTCGGCGATGATGCGCTCGACCGTCGTCACGTGCGCCCCGGCCATCAGCGCAGGCTCGGACACGGGTCGCAGCAAAGGCTGCAGTCGTATATCCAGGTAGTTGACGCCAGCAAGGAAATGCAGCACACGCTCGTCGATGCGCAGACGTGCCGAGGTCAGCTGCGCGTCGTCGGCAAGTTCGATCAGGCGCCAGCGACGAAGCGGGCGGACGGGCGTGATTGCGCTCCAGTGCGGTTCGGCCAGCGCGCCCAGCGCAAGACCGAACGTGACGAACGTCGCCCCCGGGCGCCCCTGCGCTTCGGCGCACGCCTGTGCCAGCCGCGCATCCATCTCGACGCCCGCGCACAACAGCAGCAGTTCGCGTTCGAACGGGCTCAGACCGAACAAGTCTCCAAGACGCTCGAGCGCCGACCCGCCCGGTACCGGTGGCGTTTCGGAAACCTGCTGCACGTCCTCGGCGTGCCCGCCGAGCAGGCGCCGGACGCGGTCGAACCCGGCGACCAGGCTCGCCTGGTTGGCTGCGGTCCATGTCTCGTCGGCAGACGTGCTCATGAGATGTCGATCCGTTGGTCGAGAAACACCGGCGGTGTCGCCTCGCGGTCGATGAACGGACTGTCGATGCCGTCCACACGCAGGCGCGCGAGGTGATTGCCCACGGGCGCGTCCGCAACGACGAAATCGAGCGATGCAGTCGGTGCCGAGAAGGTCTGCGGCAGCACCTCTTGTTGTCCGAGAACGAGAGCGACCGACTGACCGGATCGCAGCTGCGGTGTGAAGGCCAGGGTGAAACTCGCGACATCGGCGCCGTCACGGTTCACGCTGAGCGGCAGCCCCGTGAGATCGGGTGCGAGCGTGAGCGCGAGACGGTTGCTCTCGCGAACCCCGGTCTCGCCGGGGCGCGTCACACGGACTGCCACGCGGTACAGGCCGACCGGGAAGTCACCAGCACGCGCCGACGGTATCGTGAACTGCACCCGGGTCGGCGACGCGCTCGACGGTGTGAGCGACTCGTCGACGTCAAACAACTCGTTGACGAGGTGTACCTCCGGCGAGGTGCCGTCGAGATGATGCCCATCGAGCGAAACACTCTCGCCCAGCCGCACCACATTCTGTGCCGCTGGCGGGACCACGGCATCCAGCGTCGGCAGTGCGGGCACAAGCCCGGCCTGTACGACGACACCGCGCTCACGGCCCGATACCGGATCGAGCGGACCGCGCGTAAGCACGGGCGTCGGAGCACGCACCGGTTGTTGCGATTCGATCAGCACCACGCTGACGAGATAGGCCGCCGTCGGGCGATAGCTGCTTTGCGCGGCAGTCCAGAGTTTGGACATCTCTTCGCTGTTGAGAAACTCCGGGGCAACCCGGATGTCCTCGATCTGATCGGCCAACCCGGCGTCGGCGAGCGCACGCAGGGCCGGCGGTAACGCCCCGCCGACATCCGGTGAGGGGTTGAGCGCCGTACGGATAGCCGCGCGTGAGAGAACCGGCGTATCGTGCAGCAGCTGCATCGCATAGCCCAACAGGATCTCGCCATGCAGATCGGCATTGCTGTACGCACTGAGCAGGTAGTGCAGATTCAGCGCAAGCGGCGGATTACTGAGCCGGTGACGCCCCGAGGCA from Chromatiaceae bacterium harbors:
- a CDS encoding GPW/gp25 family protein, which codes for MTARVAFPFRFDQRGHTRDVDQVTWVRGLIEQVLFTAPGERVMRPEFGTGLHQLVFAPNSPELAATTQFLVQGALQQWLGDLITVEAVAVQAEEGVLHVTVQYRLKRSGEQRRDVFSRGEVA
- a CDS encoding putative baseplate assembly protein encodes the protein MIFHCCSEERRDALLDHPSLNGLDNVEVVDDPSQPAAQRQRTLIVRFVNPVTAMLPAQFRIEGGVRIPEVQVSAVDAGDGDPDGEMRSLRLTLDSAGDFSLYVLRIVVPGTTDVPPGIDPLLSRIEFSFKASCQSDVDCAADAACPPTRYRPPEQGYLARDFNSFRRLLLDHVAIRSPDWHNQTPADLGVTLVELLAYVGDKLAYRQDAVGTEAYLETARLRQSVRRHVRLVDYFVHEGCNSRVWIQIDVRDDVSGQLLSARHTDVPTRVLTRVDGLPDQFAPDSDAWHEALVAQAQVFELLHDIELHAAHNRMGFYTWGADACCLPLGATRATLRGSYPNLAAGDVVILAETVGATTGVEADADPERRHAVRLTAVTASQDPLGGRFENPPNDDPVDVTEIAWSDEDALPFPLCVSARIGVESEPVGFALGNVVAADHGLSIDAETLPAVPPADPLLTRVTAATAPCDATTTTTRAPRYRPPLSSGPLVWAAPFDRDTSATATLAAAPELALPQLWLDDSDGENWEPSRDLLAHTALERVYVVEMSADGSAALRFGDGNYGARPAAGLSFDARYRIGHRGDGRIGRDTLQHLVSADPLLSGDPTDPIVQRVRNWMPAQGGVDAEPVAEVRAKAPHAFRTQERAVTAEDYGNLARRLSSVQRVQATPRWTGSWHTMFVSVDRTGGLPVDTAFQRRLNNHLQAFRLAGQDLEIDSPVEVALDIELEVCVAPGHFPDPVRRALLAQFHNGVDDAGEPALFHPDRFSFGEPVYLSPLVAAAQSTPGVASIRVSRFQRFGEGESDGREAGFLPMARLEIARLDNDPNFPEHGVFNLIMQVMQ
- a CDS encoding baseplate assembly protein, encoding MSERYYGKYRGVVLNNIDPMQQGRLQIQVPDVAGLPPASWAMPCVPIAGIQNGMVALPMIGSGVWVEFEQGNPDHPIWVGCFWGSAAEIPALALASPPGTPAITFQTPLQNGVTISDLPGPTGGIMLKSATGATLIVNDTGIYIQNGKGAMITLVGPTVAINNGALTVT
- a CDS encoding ATP-binding protein yields the protein MSTSADETWTAANQASLVAGFDRVRRLLGGHAEDVQQVSETPPVPGGSALERLGDLFGLSPFERELLLLCAGVEMDARLAQACAEAQGRPGATFVTFGLALGALAEPHWSAITPVRPLRRWRLIELADDAQLTSARLRIDERVLHFLAGVNYLDIRLQPLLRPVSEPALMAGAHVTTVERIIAELESEHASPPVLQLDGDDHMGQEDIAAAVATRLGLRLFALSAIDIPATLHELDVLAVLWQREMHLLDAALLIAGNQPAEPLQRFVQHVEGLVFISAPDAVPLDRGGGRYRVNKPASSDQKRLWAQALEADPARINGQLDGVAAQFRLSARHIDSIGRDLGPVGATDPDTVWQACRDLGSARIDELAQRIEPAAGWSDLVLPAAQMDILHQIAAHLRHRLKVYEEWGFARRGARGLGIGALFTGESGTGKTMAAEVLANELQLDLYRVDLSAVVSKYIGETEKNLRRVFDAAEESGVVLLFDEADALFGKRSEVKDSHDRYANIEVSYLLQRMEAYRGLAVLTTNHKAALDPAFQRRLRFIVAFPFPDQAQRESIWRGVFPSSVPTHGLDYAKLARLDVTGGNIRNIALNAAFIAAETGGPVNMAALLRAARGEAAKRERPFTDAETRGWV
- a CDS encoding DUF4157 domain-containing protein; the protein is MSRPAGRALDAGIRRELEPRFNHDFGQVRIHTDAAAATAADRLHARAFTLGEQIHFGAGEYRPESTEGRRLVAHELAHVVQQSRQGATADAEARADGAATATTRGGIVNAASLGAAPIGIQRQAKPGAENTDPAPEVVPHQQWSSVLDGFELNSAKPTGAHAKQLDELAWNIALHVGMLRDGRVAIRVTGHTDRSGSEQYNVKLGQQRADAVRETLLEALKKQTIDASRIAGIPADSLGESAPAVATRDGVQEARNRRVEIAVSVGSVRPPPPPKKIDLTPIPPLPGTDRPLGPRRDPSPGDDLWKRMEEQRRKIEEYDRKHPRKTRSLQDVVIGKVMEDIVDPIVKKLPLSKDLREKVRDGIRKGLESGSEKACEAAVDASGATGSEAEALKSACKAALKAKSGGGGP
- a CDS encoding LysM domain-containing protein, encoding MQANSLVPQAFPPDSRYHGLDTARFRRADGGEVTYVKRRFIPPAEQFATVREHLVVDGDRIDNVAARHLGDPQLYWRLCDANVVLDPDELTREAGRRLRVTLPAGVPGGADV
- a CDS encoding DUF4157 domain-containing protein → MAGPAVAPPLVDAVLRSPGEPLPAATRAYFEPRFGHDFGAVRIHRDALAAESARAVAARAYTVGRHVTFAPDRYAPHTAVGRRLLAHELTHVVQQREGTPRVQREGEDDKKEESAPAKLDVAIVLTDNEQDFVEGRTYAKKVLRVTSVEDAAKQLQGLKASIGTLYVVSHSNRVGEVQFISGIGTISWVPIRDLGNALKGAVTVETVDFRGCKLGAAVGAMESFRKTVGAQATRGNNCWSFVSRVTPLVYKDEEITQPSQIPKGMEGAFNRALIRQINGLKTDDGKPVKDCLLGLGPGDRAGSGTLKKIWAQYWANQGHLVASWASPDFNKDWQKGSICVNKMTTSTKPCAVVETKAPAGAAKQNQAPAGESVAPGAVVEEFSPDPAATETEEPL